The genomic region gctgcctatattgtccctttaaaagatAAAAGAAGTTTTGCCATTCTGTCAGTTATGAACAGAAGGGAGGCCATAATTATCTATCACCGCAGAACTGGACACCCCCTTTAAAGGGATGTTAGTCTTAATCATACTCACAGTCTCTAGTTCTTGTCTCAAGGCATGGATGGCTCGTTCACGGTCAGTGACAAGCTCCTCAACGTACTGGTACCGCAACTTCTTCCTTGCCCGACATTCCCTTGCACTTTGGCGACTCCGCTCCAGTTTGACCTTGACATCAACCTTTGTCGGCCGACGACCTCTGCGGCCAGTCTTCTTGACTCGCCCACTGCCAGCCTGGGAGACATTTGAGAGTTGGGTTTTTACATCATCTGTGTTGACCTGATCTTTGGCTTCCTCAATCTGAACAGATGTGGACATGTTTACTTGTTACAAAAAGAGACGAGATAACATTATCCTTAGTTGCTTGCCAGATTTAGGATGACAAAACTATGGATTGGACTGGGAGAGTCTGAAGTGACAGTCATCGCTTTCCACCGCCTGGAATTAATGAACTGGTGCCCTGTCCCAGCTCATTTCCTAATGTTCCCCTGGTCGTATCGCCCAGGTCTGACATTCCCCCAATCAGAATTGCAGGGTGCTGCATGGTTGAATTAGCCAAGCATTGGATGTGCAtcatttggctttgaaaacataatatagattcatgcacttgattgggaacaacgtttacatgacgtagtgttggccgtcgtcacatcaccatgcattttacattaatgtgacgtgacgagacgcgacgttttcgtaaacgttggtccaaatcaagtgcatggatctatagtaacCGAGTGACTAGCTGGGTGCAACACATACATGCAGAACCCCGCCTTTACAATTGGGGGAACGAGAACTCTGTGAACAAAGATACGCACCCGCTTAATAGCATGATTGATTATGCATGAGAAATGATTACGTAATGCCAAAATCCAATATAACTGTCAATTTCCCCCCTGGGCCTCTGTTCTTTTATATTATAACTTTAAACATACCTTCTTGTTCCTTGTGTAGCCAAAGGCCGACCCACACCTCACATTTTGTGACCTATCTGCCAAGTGCCTTGACCAAGGACCTGCACCTCACACTTGAcccttctgcatgccaagtgccttacccaaggacccacaccACTACCTTCTTGACCCATCTGCCAAGTGTGTTGCCCTAGGACCCACACCTCACTTGACTTAGGGTGTATTCAACTTCCAACACCAGCACATTTTCTCAGCTCGCAATTCCGACTCGGATATCATAATGTTGACCGCACAGGCGGTGGAGAGCAAACTGTCAGTCCAGAGTTTCCCAGTCCAATCCATAGTTTTGTAATCCATAGTTTCCAATACCCCATGCACTCCATCCACTCAGATCCAGCTGGATCTGGAATGACAGAAAATGAAACTACACCTTCACAAAAACACCCTATTTTAGACATTAACAAATCTCGACATTTTAATATCATTGTACAAACCTTGACTTTCATATCTTCTTGTTCAATTGTCAGCATTCGCTGCTCCATAAATGCCTCTGCCATCGTAAAAACAGTGAATATATTTCGAGGAAATAATGCTCTTTCTGGCAAAGTATTGTGCAATGGCTTATTGACATTCTGACGTGCCAGTCACGTGGTTTGTTTCCAGAAATAGAACCAAAACAGATAATCTGATTGGATCTCACCTCGTCCGCGGTTATTGGGGTCAATCGGGTCAGCTATGGGCGGTTATAACCGCAAAAAAGGGACAACCCATAGCGAAGACAAGGACAGCGTGAAGCAACACCTAACAACGTCGTGGCAGGGACAAAGAAGGTTGTGGCAGAAGAGAGAAAGAACACTGTTGCCGGGACAAAGATCATTGTAGCAGAGACAAGGAATACTGTAGCAAGGACAAAGAACATGTGAGCGAGGTCTATGTTACgcatatgggcggttattaccgcaaataaagacaaaccaaagcaaagacacttgtgtagcatatcaaggacacttagattgatactcctatgtgtgccacatcaaagacatctggaatgcatgttttttttgatACAGCAtacagcgccaccacgcggggcctaatggtattaagATCAAGAGGTGAAGGCTTGAATAGCTCCTGGGTGAGTTCACAGTAGGGGCCTGCAAGTAGGTCCCACTGGTGCTGCCACATTAAAGGTTCAGACAGCTCCTAGATGAGTTTTCAGTAAGGGCCTGTAATCCATTTTTAACCTTTAAATAACATAGATAACGCCAACTTAAATAAGGTACTTTCTTAGTCTCCTCTTGGCTCCCCCAAGGAGgccaatcaacaacaacaacgtcaaTATATATACAACAGGATGCCGCAGCCTTTATTAACTACTGCATCGTTACTATGTACTCTGCAGCCACAGGTTACAGGATATACAGCACCTTTGGCTGAAAACATGGATCATAGTACAAGAACCAAATTGAACCGGACAAATGCAACCGAAAAACGCACCTTGCGCCTAAAAAGCCCTTAACCCACCAGCACTGATCACGTGCCGCACGCGCCTCCAAGGCAACTGCCCCGCGGAGACAACTATTTCCCGCTCCATGCTGTGCCGCGGGAAACATCAAAattatacattttgtacttcattatttacatcatacattttacattttataaacaatatttgattgAGAAAAAATGGGTGAGAAAAAGTAATTGCCTTTGCTTACCCTTTTTATCACTTTTGAATGTTTCAAACCTTTCAAGCCCAGTGCCCATTTAGAGCTGCTATTACCATTAAACTGTGCATTATGCTCACTGAGCCTCTGAGTTTTGAAATCTGATAACAAACTTTTCCCAAATAAAGCAAACAACTGGgttcaagcaagtttaaaacCAGTGATAAGATTGTATTTCAGCTTGGCCACAGTTACCCTGagtgtgtcatcttcctggagTTTAGATAAAGACCAGTGAGTGCCTAACCTTAGCTACGTTGCGCCTACACCTACTACACTCACTAGTCTCAATCATATCGCTAACAGCTACACTACAAGTGGCTACGGATGACGGCACTAACtgccagtcatgaaataaactaATGTTGTACTACTGCTATCAAAACCCTGTAGGCCTAACCCACCTCTAATCTAGCTATAATGACCAACATTTACcactaaagaaaaaaattgtaatgcaaaaaaaattctctgcaaaaattttaaaaaattaaaaatgataaaagatgTGGGACAAAGGAAGGTGACACAGTATTAAATGATAAAGTTATCAACATACTTTAGTGGCTTATTTGATTCACAGACTATCTGAGAACAGGAAGGCGCTCCCAAGAGCATTCAGGCTTGAAAGGTCTAAATTACATTAGTTTCAAGGGTGCAAAACACACTGGGCCACAGTGCAAGATTATGTGCAGttacatacaggtgatcttcAAGCATGTAGGTAAATCACATTTTGGAACAAATCGTGGAAGTTGCAATTTGAAACAATGTGACCAGCCACGCAAAAAGGGCGGTAGGgaccaaattcatgaaattgaatTATTAGTAGATTGTAATACCTTATAACATGTAATTTCAGGATAACTTAGAATGTTTTGACATCATATCCAAGATTTCTCCGCTCGCCATTGTTCAAAAACTCTGTCAAATTTCAcacttttcatgaaataaaagaaaCTTTTGTGGACAATTCATATGCTACCACTCGAGTCAATAGGGGATTCCCTGTGATGTCAGCGCTCGAATTGGCACTTGCCTCAAACAAGAGCATCGAGGGGATTGTCCTGCTCTGTATCAACGTGCATGGATAGTTGTTTTATCAGGTTCGTTCCAAACAGTATTCCTTGTGTTGTAGCTGCAAAGAGAAACACTTGACACTTTCAAAACCAGTTTAGACAATCTCTGGAAAGATAAACGTTCATATTTTTACTACAAGTGAGACCACTTTCCCACCGTACTttgtttttttcgtgtttttatAAAGCGCCTGGTCTATTTGTGGTTTTCTGTGTAGGCACCATATTTTGATATACAAACAATAACAGAGAATGACCAGTTTGATAATGACTCTCAGTATAAAAGACAAGGAATGAGGATACCTCATTAAAGAATTGAGATGGAAAATAGACTGTATTGCACTGATCTTTCACAAACCTTATAAATTGAAGACCCAAAAAGGCTATAAAACTTCCacaatgatggtgatgaagtgATTTTCCTCGTCAGTGGTTTTGCAGCGTATCCACATCAAGGCAAGTCTTTCGAGACGATCTTTGATGGGTTCTCCTTTGAAGTCCTATGGAATGGGGATCTCAGTAATTCAGATGTGATCCTAGGCATTAAAATATTAGAATAAGAATGACGCGTTCAATTTGGAATAAAATCTCAagcaaaacttttcaaaactcCCTGGAAATCTCTCCTCTAGATCTTTACAGTGTTGTTGGAATCCTTTTTTGATGTTCTTGAATATATTGGATGATTCAGCAGAAATGTATCATACACATATCACATAATATCTCAGTCATTGCTGTAAACTTCAATCTATGGCAATAAATTGCTGACTATCTACAACTTGGTGGACAAGGAATGAGGATATATTAAAGAATTGCGTCAGCATTGTCTGggactcctaccttctcttttTTCGTTCTcgctgcctgaaatgatacaagcatacaaccacataccacctagtggtagccagatttatgttaaaaatctgtcaaaagtgacctgtgcaatgctattttaaagcgatgcttgaaacctactggtagccagatttatgttaaaaatctgaaaacaagtgaacagtgcatgctattttaaagccagcatctttcgtcactttacaaactaacatctaaatcttacctaccctcgaaactcgactgcctgagccatttcctgacctcaggcattgtctgggatcgagtctcctaccttctctttcttgattcttgcctggcaatgctggtcatccatccttcaattgaagaagctgcctgaaatgatacaagcatacaaccacataccacctagtggtagccagatttatgttaaaaatctgtcaaaagtgacctgtgcaatgctattttaaagcgatgcttgaaacctactggtagccagatttatgttaaaaatctgcaaacaagtgaacagtgcatgctattttaaagccagcatctttcgtcactttacaaactaacatctaaatcttacctaccatcgaaactcgactgcctgagccatttcctgacctcgGGCATTGTCTGGGATtgagactcctaccttctctttcttgattcttgcctggcaatgctggtcatccatccttcgattgaagaagctgcctgaaatgatacaagcatacaaccacataccacctagtggtagccagatttatgttaaaaatctgtcaaaagtgacctgtgcaatgctattttaaagcgatgcttgaaacctactggtagccagatttatgttaaaaatctgaaaacaagtgaacagtgcatgctattttaaagccagcatctttcgtcactttacaaactaacatctaaatcttacctaccctcgaaactcgactgcctgagccatttcctgacctcgggcattgtctgggatcgagtctcctaccttctctttcttgattcttgcctggcaatgctggtcatccatccttcgattgaagaagctgcctgaaatgatacaagcatacaaccacataccacctagtggtagccagatttatgttaaaaatctgtcaaaagtgacctgtgcaatgctattttaaagcgatgcttgaaacctactggtagccagatttatgttaaaaaactgaaaacaagtgaacagtgcatactattttaaagccagcatctttcgtcactttacaaactaacatctaaatcttacctaccctcgaaactcgactgcctgagccatttcctgacctcaggcattgtctgggatcgagactcctaccttctctttcttgattcttgcctggcaatgctggtcatccatccttcgattgaagaagctgcctgaaatgatacaagcatacaaccacataccacctagtggtagccagatttatgttaaaaatctgtcaaaagtgacctgtgcaatgctattttaaagcgatgcttgaaacctactggtagccagatttatgttaaaaatctgaaaacaagtgaacagtgcatgctattttaaagccagcatctttcgtcactttacaaactaacatctaaatcttacctaccctcgaaactcgactgcctgagccatttcctgacctcaggcattgtctgggatcgagactcctaccttctctttcttgattcttgcctggcaatgctggtcatccatccttcgattgaagaagctgcctgaaatgatacaagcatacaaccacataccacctagtggtagccagatttatgttaaaaatctgtcaaaagtgacctatgcaatgctattttaaagcgatgcttgaaacctactggtagccagatttatgtaaaaaaaatctgaaaacaagtgaacagtgcatgctattttaaagccagcatcttttgtcactttacaaactaacatctaaatcttacctaccctcgaaactcgactgcctgagccatttcctgacctcaggcattatctgggatcgagactcctaccttctctttcttgattcttgcctggcaatgctggtcatccatccttcgattgaagaagctgcctgaaatgatacaagcatacaaccacataccacctagtggtagccagatttatgttaaaaatctgtcaaaagtgacctgtgcaatgctattttaaagcgatgcttgaaacctactggtagccagatttatgttaaaaatctgaaaacaagtgaacagtgcatgctattttaaagccagcatctttcgtcacttgacaaactaacatctaaattttacctaccctcgaaactcgactgcctgagccatttcctgacctcaggcattgtctgggatcgagactcctaccttctctttcttgattcttgcctggcaatgctggtcatccatccttcgattgaagaagctgcctgaaatgatacaagcatacaaccacataccacctagtggtagccagatttatgttaaaaatctgtcaaaagtgacctgtgcaatgctattttaaagcgatgcttgaaacctactggtagccagatttatgttaaaaatctgaaaacaagtgaacagtgcatgctgttttaaagccagcatctttcgtcactttacaaactaacatctaaatcttacctaccctcgaaactcgactgcctgagccatttcctgacctcaggcattgtctgggatcgagtctcctaccttctctttcttgattcttgtctggcaatgctggtcatccatccttcgattgaagaagctgcctgaaatgatacaagcatacaaccacataccacctagtggtagccagatttatgttaaaaatctgtcaaaagtgacctgtgcaatgctattttaaagcgatgcttaAAACCTACTGgttagccagatttatgtttaaaatctgcaaacaagtgaacagtgcatgctattttaaagccagcatctttcgtcactttacaaactaacatctaaatcttacctaccctcgaaactcgactgcctgagccatttcctgacctcaggcattggcggggatcgagactcctaccttcactttcttgattcttgcctcgcaatgctggtcatccatccttcgattgaagaagctgcctgaattgatacaagcatacaaccacataccacctggtggtagccagatttatgttaaaaatctgtcaaaagtgacctgtgcaatgctattttaaagcgatgcttgaaacctactggtagccagatttatgttaaaaatctgaaaacaagtgaacagtgcatgctattttaaagccagcatctttcgtcacttgacaaactaacatctaaatcttacctaccctcgaaactcgactgcctgagccatttcctgacctcaggcattggcggggatcgagactcctaccttctctttcttgattcttgcctggcaatgctggtcatccatccttcgattgaagaagctgcctgaaatgatacaagcatacaaccacataccacctagtggtagccagatttatgttaaaaatctgtcaaaagtgacctgtgcaatgctattttaaagcgatgcttgaaacctactggtagccagatttatgttaaaaatctgaaaacaagtgaacagtgcatgctactttaaagccagcatctttcgtcactttacaaactaacatctaaatcttacctaccctcgaaactcgactgcctgagccatttcctgaccccaggcattgtctgggatcgagtctcctaccttctctttcttgattcttgcctggcaatgctggtcatccatccttcgattgaagaagctgcctgaaatgatacaagcatacaaccacataccacctagtggtagccagatttatgttaaaaatctgtcaaaagtgacctgtgcaatgctattttaaagcgatgcttgaaacctactggtagccagatttatgttaaaaatctgcaaacaagtgaacagtgcatgctattttaaagccagcatctttcgtcactttacaaactaacatctaaatcttacctaccatcgaaactcgactgcctgagccatttcctgacctcgggcattgtctgggatcgagactcctaccttctctttcttgattcttgcctggcaatgctggtcatccatccttcgattgaagaagctgcctgaaatgatacaagcatacaaccacataccacctagtggtagccagatttatgttaaaaatctgtcaaaagtgacctgtgcaatgctattttaaagcgatgcttgaaacctactggtagccagatttatgttaaaaatctgaaaacaagtgaacagtgcatgctattttaaagccagcatctttcgtcactttacaaactaacatctaaatcttacctaccatcgaaactcgactgcctgagccatttcctgacctcgggcattgtctgggatcgagactcctaccttctctttcttgattcttgcctggcaatgctggtcatccatccttcgattgaagaagctgcctgaaatgatacaagcatacaaccacataccacctagtggtagccacatttatgttaaaaatctgtcaaaagtgacctgtgcaatgctattttaaagcgatgcttgaaacctactggtagccagatttatgttaaaaaactgaaaacaagtgaacagtgcatactattttaaagccagcatctttcgtcactttacaaactaacatctaaatcttacctaccctcgaaactcgactgcctgagccatttcctgacctcaggcattgtctgggatcgagactcctaccttctctttcttgattcttgcctggcaatgctggtcatccatccttcgattgaagaagctgcctgaaatgatacaagcatacaaccacataccacctagtggtagccagatttatgttaaaaatctgtcaaaagtgacctgtgcaatgctattttaaagcgatgcttgaaacctactggtagccagatttatgttaaaaatctgaaaacaagtgaacagtgcatgctattttaaagccagcatctttcgtcacttgacaaactaacatctaaattttacctaccctcgaaactcgactgcctgagccatttcctgacctcaggcattgtctgggatcgagactcctaccttctctttcttgattcttgcctggcaatgctggtcatccatccttcgattgaagaagctgcctgaaatgatacaagcatacaaccacataccacctagtggtagccagatttatgttaaaaatctgtcaaaagtgacctgtgcaatgctattttaaagcgatgcttgaaacctactggtagccagatttatgttaaaaatctgaaaacaagtgaacagtgcatgctgttttaaagccagcatctttcgtcactttacaaactaacatctaaatcttacctaccctcgaaactcgactgcctgagccatttcctgacctcaggcattgtctgggatcgagtctcctaccttctctttcttgattcttgtctggcaatgctggtcatccatccttcgattgaagaagctgcctgaaatgatacaagcatacaaccacataccacctagtggtagccagatttatgttaaaaatctgtcaaaagtgacctgtgcaatgctattttaaagcgatgcttaAAACCTACTGgttagccagatttatgtttaaaatctgcaaacaagtgaacagtgcatgctattttaaagccagcatctttcgtcactttacaaactaacatctaaatcttacctaccctcgaaactcgactgcctgagccatttcctgacctcaggcattggcggggatcgagactcctaccttcactttcttgattcttgcctcgcaatgctggtcatccatccttcgattgaagaagctgcctgaattgatacaagcatacaaccacataccacctggtggtagccagatttatgttaaaaatctgtcaaaagtgacctgtgcaatgctattttaaagcgatgcttgaaacctactggtagccagatttatgttaaaaatctgaaaacaagtgaacagtgcatgctattttaaagccagcatctttcgtcacttgacaaactaacatctaaatcttacctaccctcgaaactcgactgcctgagccatttcctgacctcaggcattggcggggatcgagactcctaccttctctttcttgattcttgcctggcaatgctggtcattcatccttcgattgaagaagctgcctgaaatgatacaagtatacaaccacataccacctagtggtagccagatttatgttaaaaatctgtcaaaagtgacctgtgcaatgctattttaaagcgatgcttgaaacctactggtagccagatttatgttaaaaatctgaaaacaagtgaacagtgcatgctactttaaagccagcatctttcgtcactttacaaactaacatctaaatcttacctaccctcgaaactcgactgcctgagccatttcctgaccccaggcattgtctgggatcgagtctcctaccttctctttcttgattcttgcctggcaatgctggtcatccatccttcgattgaagaagctgcctgaaatgatacaagcatacaaccacataccacctagtggtagccagatttatgttaaaaatctgtcaaaagtgacctgtgcaatgctattttaaagcgatgcttgaaacctactggtagccagatttatgttaaaaatctgaaaacaagtgaacagtgcatgctattttaaagccagcatctttcgtcactttacaaactaacatctaaatcttacctaccctcgaaactcgactgcctgagccatttcctgacctcaggcattgtctgggatcgagactcctaccttctctttcttgattcttgcctggcaatgctggtcatccatccttcgattgaagaagctgcctgaaatgatacaagcatacaaccacataccacctagtggtagccagatttatgttaaaaatctgtcaaaagtgacctgtgcaatgctattttaaagcgatgcttgaaacctactggtagccagatttatgttaaaaatctgaaaacaagtgaacagtgcatgctattttaaagccagcatctttcgtcactttacaaactaacatcaaaatcttacctaccctcgaaactcgactgcctgagccatttcctgacctcaggcattatctgggatcgagactcctaccttctctttcttgattcttgcctggcaatgctggtcatccatccttcgattgaagaagctgcctgaaatgatacaagcatacaaccacataccacctagtggtagccacatttatgttaa from Lineus longissimus chromosome 19, tnLinLong1.2, whole genome shotgun sequence harbors:
- the LOC135503154 gene encoding cAMP-responsive element-binding protein-like 2 isoform X2; amino-acid sequence: MSTSVQIEEAKDQVNTDDVKTQLSNVSQAGSGRVKKTGRRGRRPTKVDVKVKLERSRQSARECRARKKLRYQYVEELVTDRERAIHALRQELETCKKWCHKIDQGHIPSDVHRILLDAMEVPVSCCSGGNHGNEKHGGGSNG
- the LOC135503154 gene encoding cAMP-responsive element-binding protein-like 2 isoform X3; amino-acid sequence: MAEAFMEQRMLTIEQEDMKVKAGSGRVKKTGRRGRRPTKVDVKVKLERSRQSARECRARKKLRYQYVEELVTDRERAIHALRQELETCKKWCHKIDQGHIPSDVHRILLDAMEVPVSCCSGGNHGNEKHGGGSNG
- the LOC135503154 gene encoding cAMP-responsive element-binding protein-like 2 isoform X1, with the translated sequence MAEAFMEQRMLTIEQEDMKVKIEEAKDQVNTDDVKTQLSNVSQAGSGRVKKTGRRGRRPTKVDVKVKLERSRQSARECRARKKLRYQYVEELVTDRERAIHALRQELETCKKWCHKIDQGHIPSDVHRILLDAMEVPVSCCSGGNHGNEKHGGGSNG